The Malus domestica chromosome 13, GDT2T_hap1 genome includes a window with the following:
- the LOC114820503 gene encoding plant UBX domain-containing protein 2-like: MDDMKDKFKGFMKTTFSSSSSAKFKGQGRVLGSSSSSGTADSVLTRPKQTPQSNPKPLPNSNSNSSVASPNPRPSPQKAQILDQKKTQIPDQSKAEPSGNSKPDRKTDSGFDPFDSLITPGKRSQNGFTLNVFECPICGQSFRSEDEVSVHVDSCVNAPVEHKSVEGVGVSGSPDNGSDSSRSDLEACIGTFASGNPAAGSVEVVLRLLRNIVKEPENVKFRKIRMSNPKIREAIGEVVGGIELLEFVGFELKEEDGEMWALMGVPKEEQISLMKKAIALLEPPKVQEVDILPSIASLNVDEPVEPKKVDRQTRVFFSVSESMAARIEVPASFYNLTATELKREAEMRKKKIEDSQMLIPKSFREKQAKAAKRRYRKTVIRIQFPDGVVLQGVFSPLEPTSSLYEYVSSALKEPSLEFELLNPVAIKRRVIPHFPAAGEKAATLADEDLMPSALVKFKPIETDSVVFTGLCNELLEISEPLTSGSAVAPV, translated from the exons ATGGACGACATGAAAGACAAGTTCAAGGGCTTCATGAAGACCACCTTCTCGTCTTCCTCCTCCGCTAAATTCAAGGGCCAAGGCCGAGTCTTGGGATCGTCTTCTTCCTCCGGCACCGCCGATTCGGTCCTCACTCGCCCTAAGCAGACTCCCCAATCCAATCCCAAACCCCTTCCCAATTCGAATTCGAATTCTTCGGTCGCCTCCCCAAATCCCAGGCCTTCGCCTCAGAAAGCGCAGATTCTTGATCAGAAGAAAACGCAAATTCCTGACCAGAGCAAGGCGGAGCCGTCGGGCAATTCGAAGCCTGATCGGAAAACGGATTCTGGGTTTGATCCGTTTGACTCTCTGATCACGCCGGGGAAGAGATCCCAAAACGGGTTTACGCTAAATGTATTCGAATGTCCGATTTGCGGGCAATCGTTTAGGTCGGAAGACGAGGTATCCGTGCATGTAGACAGCTGTGTTAATGCTCCTGTGGAACACAAAAGTGTAGAGGGTGTTGGCGTTTCGGGGTCGCCGGATAACGGGTCTGATTCGTCGAGGAGTGATTTGGAAGCTTGCATTGGTACCTTTGCTTCGGGAAATCCAGCTGCAGGGTCGGTTGAGGTTGTTCTTAGGCTGTTGAGGAATATAGTTAAGGAACCGGAGAACGTGAAGTTTAGAAAGATTCGGATGAGCAATCCGAAGATACGGGAGGCCATTGGTGAGGTTGTGGGAGGCATTGAGTTGCTGGAGTTTGTGGGGTTTGAATTGAAAGAGGAGGATGGGGAGATGTGGGCATTGATGGGGGTTCCTAAGGAGGAACAAATTAGTTTAATGAAAAAGGCAATAGCATTACTGGAACCGCCGAAGGTACAAGAAGTAGACATTTTGCCATCCATTGCTTCACTGAACGTGGATGAACCAGTTGAACCAAAGAAGGTCGACCGGCAG ACGAGGGTCTTCTTTTCGGTCTCTGAAAGTATGGCAGCAAGAATTGAAGTACCAGCATCTTTCTACAACCTCACAGCTACGGAGCTGAAAAGAGAAGCTGaaatgagaaagaaaaagattgaAGATTCACAGATGTTGATCCCAAAGTCGTTCAGGGAAAAGCAGGCGAAAGCTGCTAAAAGGAGATACAGAAAAACTGTTATCCGGATCCAGTTTCCCGATGGAGTGGTGCTCCAGGGCGTTTTTTCTCCTTTGGAGCCAACTAGCTCATTATACGAG TATGTGAGCTCAGCATTGAAGGAGCCTAGTTTGGAATTCGAGCTGTTAAATCCTGTAGCTATCAAACGGCGGGTGATCCCTCATTTTCCAGCAGCAGGAGAGAAAGCCGCAACACTAGCTGATGAGGATTTGATGCCCTCGGCTCTTGTCAAGTTCAAGCCCATCGAAACAGATTCGGTTGTTTTCACAGGGCTGTGTAACGAACTCCTCGAAATAAGTGAACCACTTACGAGCGGTTCAGCTGTTGCTCCTGTATAA